TGATGGATGAGCGCTTTGACATGAGAGTGATATTGATCTATCATCTAACTCTAAACAAGAAGTCAAATAAGTGTATTTTCCCACAATATGGAAGTATTGCTGAAAATGCATCCTTCTCACTTTTTTACATCCAATGTGTTTTTTCTTACCTCCACTAAGCCTTGCAGGATGCGAACAAACATGACACAACCGTAGTGCACCCTCGCTGCTGACGGGATGAACATGTTGAGAATGGACGTCAGGAAAATGGCAGCCCCAAACACCCTGTAGAAATACTGGAGTGTCATCatagtgtgtgcgtgcatgtgtgtgtgcgtgcgtgcgtgtgtgtgtgtgttggcattGCAACATCAATGTGAACCTAAAGCCCTTAGATTACATCCTTATTATTTAGTCCTTCTCTTGGAAGAAAAAGGTAAATTATTGGGGAAATACAGAGACTGCTAAATGATTACACTTTAAATGAATTCCAATTAATTTCCAATGTAGTCAACGTCTTTTTGTCAGCTGAACTAATTCCCTATTTTTCCCTCTAAGAATCAAACGTCTTCCATGAATGTCCTAAGAAACTATCAGGGAATTATAACCTTGACTTATATTGTGATTTTTCTGATCTGTCTACATCATGTTTAcacacaacaaacaaacaaacacctgCTGCCCAGTGTCTGGAAGCTACTGTCGATGTCTAATATTGGCTGGCAGCATATCTCCAAACATCTGACGGTCGAAGCATCTCAGTCAGCCTTATAATGAGACAGATCTCACGCCTCTCCCTTTCATGCACCGAGATAAAGACATCCCATTCAACCTGCACGTTTCTGCTTCATCACCACAGTGCCGCTTAGCTCCCATCTCTTCTCTCTTTCACCTCATCCCCCCCTTCCTTCTCTTTTTCCAAAACAGTGTGTAAGTGACACTTGTAATATTCCAGTGGCTGGTGTTTCAGAAAGAAATCAGAGGCAGGATCTTTCATTATTAACTCTGTCAGTGGCGTGTCCTCTTTTCCTGTGAAGCTTTTATTACAGGACTGCTATCTGCTCCATCAGCACCGCTCACCACACCGTACAGCTTTAACCCTTTACCCACACAGGCTGAGGAGGCGTTCTGCCCTAAAACATTGATCTTTTCAGTCTTTCTTGGAGCGTTTCTTAACATAATGTGCTCAGGGCTGCTGCAAACATGGCCTTACTCTCAACTCGTGGAAATAAATGaacaaaatacatgatacatttttattataaccTTTTTATTCTTAATTTGTATGAAAAAGTCTGCCTGTGGATTTAAGATCTGCTGGGAGTATTCAAATCTTCAAACTTTGAGGAAAAATAGTTTATAGACATTTTCAGTTTATTACATTCAATCGTTTTTAAGTTATAAAgtgttattgtattttattcttATTTAATAAATCACTTATTTGGCTGTGTTTATGTTGTATACATGTTTTGAATCTATTGTTATTCTCATAATGTCGTTTTTATATTACTCATATATTACATACTCTTATTTGGATCATTTAATTGTCTGTTATGCATTGGTTTCAAATTGTCAAACTGTTAAATTATTGGgttgtttttgtttcttctGTTGTTATCACTGTCAGAACTTTGAACCGTACTTATCTGTATAAAAGGTGCTTTAATATTAAAGCTTTATGTAATGATTAATAATCAATTCATCCTTTGGTTAATGAAATATCAGAGAATGGTAAAAAGTGTCTCAAAATCATCATCAAATTACTTTTCCGAtcaacagtcttaaatgtaatgtataataACATCAAACGAGGTTTAAGTGTTTTAGTGGAATCATTGATAGTCACCGGTTGGCAAACAGCTTGTTGGAGATGAAACCACCGGGGATCTGAGTGACGATGTAGCCCCAGAAGAAGGAGCCGTGGATCAGCCCCACTGTCTCTGGGTCCCAGTTAAACTGAGCTTTCTGGAGAGGAAGAAAGAAAACTGATAGAACAGCGAAAATATGGAAATACCCTCCATTGAACATTCAATTACTTTGGTATAATCTACCTGGTTGCATCTCAGTTGTGTGTGGAAGCTTATTTTAAACTTTTAAACTTCTTGTCCCGATCCAATGCCTTTGTTTCGTGGAAGAATGGTATGAGGTTTTTCCACACCGAACATTTTATCTTAGGCATAATTATTGCCTAAAGTTTAAATtggtattttatttgtttgtttatatgcaaaaaaaagtaaagtacttGCATGGATTATAAGAGCAATTCTACGGTATAATGTATTTTAGTTTATAACTTAATTGTGGCACACATTATAATAGTCTTTATTTATGATCACAAAATGTTTCTGAAACCTTTCAGGAAATCATTTGTAAAACATCTGTAAGCACACATAAATGGCTTTTCAGATACTTGTAACACTATGATTTGTACAATGTGTTAAATGTAAGTGTTATTTAACATGTAAAATGGTATTTAATAGTTAAGTCTTTGTCAATGGTTTAGATTCTGTTTTGCCTATTTAATACAATTATTTGGTCGTTTTAAAAACGTCCAGTATAACACAAGATTACTAATACTTAATTTACAATGTTTTATTGATGCTTATTATAAAGTTAGGCCACTTTCTTCAGATCAACAAGAATAAAATCCTATGGCCGCATATCTCAGGTCCTGTGTGATGTCATGCAGCTACCTGCATCACAGGAGTGCCGTTGATGTAGACGGTGTTGTTGTTCACCATCTCCACAATGGCCACACCGAGGTTGCAGCGGATGCCAAATGAGATGCAGAAGCCCAGGCCGCTGAGGATGGCGATGATGTAGCGCTTAGGCAAACCCCCACAGTAGCAGTCCAGCAGCGGGGCAGGACGCGGGGCTGAAGCCACCGGATGCCCATCCTCTGTCAGTTCAATGTGGTCCTCTTCTTCTACATTACTACCATCTATTTTCCTAAGAGGTCAAAAGTAGCAGGAAAATAAAGAGTATGTAACAGTAGGAACATGTGATCATAGTGGTCTTTCTTATTGCTTCAGCTCATAATAATAACAAGTTTAAAATGCATTATAAACATACTATCATGTGAAATAATGTCACtgaacattatagttataaGCACTGATGAATATTCATACTGTTTTATAACAATAACATTTAATTaatcttttttatatattttataaggTCAAGTATACTTGATTATTTCATACTGTTGCTGGTCACTCATCACTGTATTTTTTAGAACATTTTGCTTCATACATAATCCCCCTGTTCTTTGTTCATTTACAGTGAATAGCTGAACATCTATCTTACATGTGATTAAAGCATAATATGGCTGCAACTCAACAAACATATAGCATTTTTGTGCAATTTTCACAATATAATATTTTAAAGTCCGATCACTTTTGTCAGTACCTTTGATCAAATGCGGCATCTCAGTAACATGAGTGTCTCAGCTCTCTTACAGAGTAAGGAGGCGGGGAGGCATGACACAAGACTAAAAAGATCACGACACTGTTATCAGGTTGCCTTCAGCTGCATCACTCTCCACACCTGTTCCACTGCCCAGAGTCCATCTCTTTTTCCGTCCCCTGCTCATCTGCCTGCTGTAGTGCTATACTGCATTCCTCTAAGAGCAGGGCTCAATTTAAGCTGAAACGGCGATCACGTTTCGATATCAACACCTCAAATCTGCACTTTTTTAAACCCAGAGTTTGAAAATCCCTATCATATTTACAGAAGTAACTACTGGTGCGTCATATTTTCTGTAACAATACATGGCTATTAAAAAATGTACTGTAAATGTGATTATTTGAAAGAATAGTTAATATGGTGGGTAGGTCACGGTGTATGAACTGCATTAAGATACAGAAGTCATCTTAGGGGTGTTCGATGCCCTTACACTGCAACCAGTCTCAAAAGTATAAGCAACAAGCTGACATGTTAAAAAATAACAGAGATGGGTTAAAGTTTGAATTTTCAAAACCAGATAACACCTTTTCTATTGGTGCATTAACCAGAGTTTGGCTTTGATTGTGCACACCTGTATGGACGTctggtttttatttgttttgtttatgtgacttttattttaaatattatatgtgtgtgtttggtggagCAGGATAACCTAACCCAAGAAACTAAATGCATTTACAAAGTATTAACTGCATCCTGAGGAGATGATTGGTTATTTGAAATGAATCTGTTTTGTTGGTTTTTAAAACTGCCATTTGGAAATGTCATCAAAAGTGCAGGCTTATTGATAGTGAGCTGGATCATGACAACGCTGTTTTAGTGTGAACCCCATACCAAATCTCTTCTTTGGATACATATAGCTGAatattgtttaaatatatttaaatctgaaataataaatacacaTGACTACAAATATTCCCGTCCATGCTTTTTTTAAGGCATAAGGAAAGTACATGCAGAGTAACGATACACACAAAATTAATTTGTCAGGAAATTGCCTACTTGGTCGTTTATCTCTCAAAATGAGAACAATCTACCTTACAGAATGGGGGCTAACACATCCCCCTTTGAAATATTTATCAgatataaaatatgtattaatgtcttaaaataaaatctgtgaTTACATCACTGGCAATGGCTGACAAGCACAAGAATCAATATCTATTTATCGTCAGGATCTCAGACAACATGCTGGGCTTAATGTGCTCTCTTCGAGGCTCTCCGCATCCCTCTGACAGCAAAGATTTCCCTCTTAGTTACAGAGTTATTATTACAAATATGAATCCCCTGTGAATACACACATGGATAATGAGTTAAATGCTTATTCCATGCAGTCTCAACACCCTGCACACACAGTCCTAATGCCTCCTTCCACTGCTCTCCATACAATCCCTCTCACCTTTGCAGTTTTCCTAGAGAGTCCCCCACAGTGTTTTTCACTTCCTCCTTCCCAGGCTTAAGCACCTGTTCCTTCAAACCTGCTAGCCCACCAAAAGGCATTTTCTCAATGTCtttgtttcctctcctcttttATCTGGAAACAGTGTCTTGATACCTCACTAGACACTCAGCTCTGACAAAGGGGAAAAAATCCACTAGATGCTGTTCATCATCCTTGCTGGGGCCACGGGGTCCCTCAGAGGGAAGACAGGCTTTTCCTCTTTTATCTGGAGTGAGGATTCAGTGAAGAAGTGAAGAGAAGGCTGAGTATTCCTCAATGTCCAAAGTACCAAACAGCCAGAGTCTCAGGAACTTGTTCCATCTTCTTAAATCCAGTTTAGAGAAAGACTGGTGTAGAACAGAGAGCAAATGAAAGTGTAGATCCAGGTTTCAGTCTCTAGATCATGTGAGCTTCCTTTTGTCTAGATCCTGTATTCATCTCATAATGCATCCACTCGTGGTGAGGAGGGGCAGGTGGAGCTGGTTCTCTTAAACCCAGCCCCCTCGCTTTTACACATCTTCATCATCTCCGCAGCACCACCCCTTCTGCTGGTTAGGTTCATCTGATAGCAGCCcagacagttaaatatgcatgaGCTTGACAAGTTTGCATTGAGGAGAAGCTGGACTGCTGTGGTGTAAAATGGGAGCAGGTTGAAACCTAAGACAGAACCGTCAAGCTCCAGGTTTACATTGCCAATTTTTCCATGACTGATAATTACAATTTCTGTATTTCTGAAGGAGTGGACAGAAGTCATAAATGTTGCAATCAAGCTGAATAGCAGCCACAATCCTAATATGTTACCATCTGACACTGATGGGCAATTCCCTGAAATTACTGTTTGTCAGCAGAGGGAAACTCAACGTTTATCAGAGTGAGGTACCTTCTTTCAAGTCCTTTGTATCACAAATATCACAGCTCCATACAAGAAACATTAAGGGAGTATACTGTATGGCATGGAAATTAAATATTTAAGGAATTATTACATTAAATACATTAAAcatattaatacaaataaataaaccaatataatttcaaaataacaaaacaatacAACCAGCAAGACTTGCATGCGTCAATTATCCAATTTGGTATTAAGGATAATGAAAAGCAATGGACGTGAAATACACAATTTGAATTGTTGAatttgatattgggctatataaattaaacattgattgattgattgattgattgagtgattgattgattgattgattgattgacataaataaagatattatgtaaacagattacacataattgtattaggttagttgaaagcaatattaTAATAGCATTGTTACTTAAATTAAAACTGAGGACGTTTTGAAATAACATATTACTATTTGAGTAAGTAAAGTCTACCATCTAGTGGTCGGGTGGGAAGCGACATGTGATCAACCCCAGCAGCCGCTTGTAGCTCCatggcaggggtgcccacacttttggctggtgagctacttttgaaatgaccagctcaccgaggtctaccaaccaaaataAATCCAATTGCAaggggttgctgaataacacattttatttatacatgggataactacgataggggctgcaacaaacgactaatttgataatcgattaatctatcgttaatgaaaacgattaatcgactatccggactattactgtatgccttgcacaatttctcaaacgctcttatttagccatcaacttttagatttagcttgaggtgttttaggcatgtggaaactaacaatgaagacaataagagatgaatacttgattaaaaaatacatatattattaaattaacttaacaaattgtttacaaaactaacattgcgttttatttaaattacataaataatattgtcacatcaaaagaaacaacaatgttttaacaaatcgtattaaataatctgatgacagaactgtaaacagaatagctgaaactttaacaaacgtaataactctgttacctctaatcattaacccatgtttgtataattgagttaactcccTGACGTGGAAATGGGCTACAGaggctactagaaagacagtcgaacccggtgcattcctccgtcgaATGGTGGTGCTCTTTTGAtaatgtttagacacattgctcgtgttaccgcccttacatgctaaacacttATTGCAAAACGAAACATAAGGGtaataacaaaggctctgaattagccctgaacgaaaaaatgctaacacatttagcacagaactcacgttaaaatacccttattacttatcgtaacaaGATATCAATGAGCAAACTGAGATTGCACAGATTCGACAGGTATTAGTATCATTACGGACctatccgaactcgcgacatgAGAAGCTAACAAAGACATCCACACCACGTAGGATTAGGGAAAGCACGGCATTATGTCTTACCTTTGttgtttctgatcaaaagttgtccttcaatggcattaaaccGATAAAAACGCTGTGCAtgaggttaatccaatgtgtctgtgtcactttgaaattatttctgatATCCATCAGCAATAAACCTCGTATTCAGATTTCAGAGTGTAAAAACGACGCTGAaattggcttccgattcagagcatccgattcagcagttaaggggaaagttaagtgacatttaatttacagcgctgagcgaacaatcctccgtgtttgaac
This region of Pseudochaenichthys georgianus chromosome 6, fPseGeo1.2, whole genome shotgun sequence genomic DNA includes:
- the LOC117448473 gene encoding vesicular glutamate transporter 3-like codes for the protein MPFGGLAGLKEQVLKPGKEEVKNTVGDSLGKLQRKIDGSNVEEEDHIELTEDGHPVASAPRPAPLLDCYCGGLPKRYIIAILSGLGFCISFGIRCNLGVAIVEMVNNNTVYINGTPVMQKAQFNWDPETVGLIHGSFFWGYIVTQIPGGFISNKLFANRVFGAAIFLTSILNMFIPSAARVHYGCVMFVRILQGLVEGVTYPACHGMWSKWAPPLERSRLATTSFCGSYAGAVIAMPLAGVLVQYVGWPSVFYVYAEKLHAPCSVGPDTPSAMSP